One genomic region from Desulfuromonadales bacterium encodes:
- a CDS encoding Fe-Mn family superoxide dismutase, translated as AQGIKPLLVVDVWEHAYYLDYQNRRPDFLQAFIDHLINWDFVNANLG; from the coding sequence CGCCCAGGGGATCAAGCCGCTGCTGGTGGTGGATGTCTGGGAGCACGCCTATTACCTCGACTATCAGAATCGTCGCCCCGACTTCCTCCAGGCCTTCATCGATCACCTGATCAACTGGGATTTCGTCAACGCCAACCTCGGCTGA